DNA from Elaeis guineensis isolate ETL-2024a chromosome 2, EG11, whole genome shotgun sequence:
GAGCAATTGGGCGCTGCTACCGGCCTGTAAGCCGCCGGGACTGCCTTCTCTCCTGGCCTTGTCCTCGCTCCACTCGTTGACCGGCCTTTTCTACTCAAATTTCAATAGTAAatttcaaaaaacaaaaaaaaaaatctttttataaCCTTGGAAATATATCAACTATTAAACAATACCTGGATTCAGTACCACTGTTCCTCCGCTTGATGGTCCTCAAGGCAGAGTCATTTGTCTGCACTTTCCCGCACGTGAGAATGTTACGAAGCACGTGTGAAGCCCTCCGAGAATGTTTATTGTTGTTCTTGTCATTGTGGTTACTGTTATTCATGTGATTGTTACCATGATCTGCCATTGCTGGAGAAGCAACTTGCCcctcctccctcttctccttctcaagCCCCCTTGACAAATCCAAGTTAAACAAAGCGGTTCTTCCGATGGACTCGTTCGATGCATCCGAACCCTCCCGCTGCCCCGGCGGCGAGTCCTGGTCCAAGCACGGCGGTGGCTTCTGAGAGACGCCGTCGTCGTCTGGCTCAATTTGGAGCGTGTCAGCTAGAGATTTCTCAGGCGCCACCTTCTCCCCTTCTCCTACTTCTTCCACTGCTTTTGGTTTCTTCCCATCGCCACAAGACAACTCATCTGCTCCAaataaatatccatatttttaaaaCTCATCGCAAAGCTAGCTAATAGAATTGAAGTTAAGTAGAGATTGATATAAGATGCAGATATAAGAGATTACTGAAAGATGGGCAAATTGGAGCATGAGAAAGATCCGAGCCTTTGAGAACGTATTCATTGTCGGAGATCGGTGTAATAAGTTCATCATCCATTAAATCCTGCCACACGTAGCCCTTTTTGTATCTCCTGCACGACCGGATTCATATATATCAAACAACAACAGAAGAATCTCTTCTCTCTTTATTCTCCTTCCTCCataactagaaaaaaaaaaaagacgaagAAAAAGATGATGAATCCAACCTCTTGTATGACCAAGCGAAGGACTCCGGCATCTCCTCCCCCCTCAACTCTGACAACCATCTCTTGACATCTACAAAAATATTTCCACAATTGCAACATATACGAACTAGAATCAAAAGACGAAGACAAAGAAAAATAATGTAAAGAATAATAATCTTGTATGTTACCACGAAGTCGAACGCCATTACGATGAAGATGATGAACCCGAATAAGATGAGGGTGTTCGACTCTGCCATTCCGGCTTAGAAAGTAGACAATGTTGAGCCTTCTCACCTCTCCTCCTCCTTTGAAACTCTCCATGCTGCCACTGTTGCCAAGGGATGACTCCAACGTCAATGTACTTTGCACCTACCGATGCTTCCCAACCTCCTAGTAAATAAAAACAACATAGGATGTGGTGAATGCCGGATGTCTGCCGGCTTCCCCGTGAAGCCAAAATCCCGGATAGGGAAAGGAATTCAAAACAATTCCATGGTGAGGCCCACCATTTTAACCAAGTATTAATTTGTTATCCTTTTATTAAACCGGGAGAAGATATAGCAGGCCTGGCAATTCCAATATTATAATCTTGCGTTCGAGTATTTCTAAAATGAAACGAGATAAGAGTAATGAATAAATTAGAGAACCAACCTCGTGAAATTGGAAAGGAATAATCGCGGATCGAGAGAACCTAGAGGGCTCGGGCGTgttcccctcctctcctctccttttttacctttttcttattttgttccttttttttttttcttctttcctagcttcttccttctttttagtGAGAAAAATTTGGAATTAGAACGATCGCAGTTCATTTACGGAGGCGCGCTTGACAACCGGGAGAGAGTTTCCCGCGgttttttcaaaatatagaaaCACAACTAACTTTTCTTCCCGTATAGCGAGAAAGAGAGGATGGCTAAGTATGCCGCGCTGTGTAAAGTTTGGAGGGCATTTAGGTCAGCTCGATGTCCGGTGGCCATTAGgctatcaattttatttagattaatttACAAAAGAAATAGAGTTTATTTTCATTCTGCAAAGCAGGCTTTTTTTTATGACGTTATGGGATTTTATTTCGCCCACATGAAAAGTTTCTCCATGCACATTAGGGAACAGAACGATTAGTATAAATTTATGGGtttaagaaacttttatttatgtaaactcaattaattaaattattcTAGAAGAAATACAATCATgggtatcaaaaaataaaatgttCAAAAATTCAACATGGACATATGCGGCAATCCATGCATATGGTAGGTCCATAAACTTTTTATGCATGTTAATAGATACTAGCTCCGATAAACTTGATAAGAACTGCTATGAATTTTATTAGATCACTATACTTCAATGCTCCGATGATCATGCATGGTAGTTTTAAATGTATTAATCAACGCTCTTTATATCGTTCAAAGATGCAAAAGCATGATAGCTTGAGGATCAAAATTTATCATTTCTATAAAGATAGataaacaaaaataatttttttaatggtaataaaaataaaaatttctataaattttttatttaagataGTTAATGCTGATAATAGGAAATCCTTCTCTATTTTGGACATAACGATAAGATAGTtgttctattctcttctagatagacATAATTTATTGCTTTGCAATGACTTGAACGCCCCTGTGGGTATACATATTGACCAACAGAATCAGGTGATGGGTCTATTTGCTCGGCAGACCGCACGGCATGGTTTTATCACGCTATAATTGGAAATTATCATCGTAATAAAAGTCGGTTGGGGCGTTGAAATCATTCTGCGGTTTGTTAGCTCCGAAGAAAAACGAAAGGCTAGCAACCATAGGGTTGCGGCAGGGGTGATATAAAAAAGATCCCAGATATAGTTACCACTGGTGAGCATAACGAAATCTTTGTTTTATAAGCCCTTACCATGGATTAAAGTTTATATAACACTTCTATTTTGTGGTAACGGTTACTTACcaagttcatatatatatatatatataacaatattaTATGGGAGAGTGTTGGGGTGTTGCCAATTCAACTCCTCAAATGAGTTTGGTTATACTACTTGAACAGAAAAGCATTGAAAATCTCCACCAATTTAAGAAAGCTTCCTACGAAACGTTACGACCCGAAGCCCCGCAACTCCGTGCGAGCACTGACGAACTTAGCCACCGTCCAAGCTTTCCTATTTGACCACTCCAAATCCGCGACCATGTGAGCACCAATGACTGTCCGCAGTCAGAGCCGGGGAGGGGAGATGAGGGGGGCTGGTGGTGCCGGAGCCGGGGGAGGGGAGGAGAGTTGGTGGTGCTAGAGCTGAGGGAGGGGAGGGGTGGTCGCCGATGCTTACATGGAGCTGCAAGGGCTTGGGTTCATCGGGATCAGGAGAGGAAATAGGAGGGGATGACGACAGGACGAAGCtacggaggggaggggaggggaggggaggggggttggtggcgTCGGAGCCAGAGGAAGGGAGGGGAGGAGGTTTGGTGGTCGCGTGGAGCCGAATGCGACGTGGACGATGGGTGTGGCGCAGACGACAGTGGGGCGGGGCCGGATTGGTGGCATCGGAGCTGGTGGAGGGGAGGGATGGTAGCCGATGCTTGCACAGAGCCACAGGGGCTGGGGTTTGTCGCAGTTGAGAGAGGAAACAGGAGGAGATGGTGACGGGGTGGGGCCGGAGAGGGGAGGAGAGGAGGGTTGGTGGTACCGAAGCCAAGGGACATGATGGGGGCAAGGGGTGGGGGGGAGACCACGGGAGGAAGGGAAGTGAagcgaaaaaaagaaaaaaaaatatttggtgaggaaaaaaaaaatttattttattactaataataatttaaaatattattattctaggatattaatttaaaaaaaatatttggagagggagagaaaaaagtaaaaaaattattattttactattaataataatttgaagcagaagaaaaaatattaattttaaaataaataataaaaatatttttttcaaaatattattttaaaaatactattaataataataacatattatttttaaaaaaattattttttaaataataataaatatattatttttaaaatattaatttattattaataataatttgaataataacaagaacacagtaatatcagaaaaattattttcgtgcATCCGACGTGGACGGCGATGGGGCGAGACCGTGGCAGAGGCGGTGTGGATGGCCGTGGCCTGGGTCTCATGCTGTGGGGGCGAAGGCGGTAGgaggaagggaaagaagaaaaaaaatatttgaagagaagaaggaaaaaagaaaaaaatattattattttattattaataataatttgaagtaaaaaaatattaattttaaaataataatataaatattattttttaaaaatattattttaaaaaatgatatttttattattaatttaaaaatactatttgtataataatatattatttttttaaaaaataattttaaaaaaataattataaaatattatttttaaaaatattttttaaataataataaaatattatttttaaaatattaatttattattaataataattagaATAATAATGAGAAtataataatatctaaaaaatgagataataatatctgaaaaattattttcgtacaTCCGATCTTGCAGAACGTATGGGTCTTCAACTAGTTTAACTAAATTATTTTGGAGTCGAATAATATCTTTATTCATTAAGCTGGCCATCCCAATGAAGAATAGTAGATAGTAACGGTGATTTTATTTTTTGACAAAATTGCTATTTGCACtgtgatattatttttgatttagcaTCTTGTATGTTTAGGTAAACATTAAATATCAATATATAAATACTGATTATTATTCCCACTAAGATGCTACCTTCTTAGCCAATAATCTTTCTAAAATTGATGTAAATTCAATTTTCTTGAGCCAAACATGAAGGGTCAGATTTGTTAGGAACCAAAATGCAaactttttatttatattatataacaGTCACTATTACTAAATTAAACGAGAATTTAAATGtgcttattcatgaccaaatggtcGGCATTTAAAACTATTATAAAAGCCGTTATAATGTCATGGATGATGTAATTCTATATATTACGTGAATGCAGAGGGGCGGAAGGGGGTAAGCTCACCTGTGAATCTTGTGGCAGATGATCTAAAGATGAAAGCAATACCTTTCTGACCCCTTCAACAGGTGCCGCTTGACCATCAACACAAAGGTTGACGATGGACGCGAAGATTCTTAGCTTTAATATAGCAGATGGAGACATGAAAGAACAGGAAAAGCTGTTCCAACTTGAAAACGAAAGCAGCGTGCCTTCTTCGTTGGGATGAAGGGAACAGCGTCATTGGACGGTGACCATAAAATTACTCCTGTAGCTCTAAATAACTAACCCAACCTCATCCCCTACCCAATTCACAGTTGCCACGCTGTTGGGCCATTTCATAACCACGATTAGATGATAAATACCATCCGGATTCGAACAAAATTTGAAAATGTGATTGATTGCCACTGAGATGGTATCCCAGCAAAATGGATCTTTGTTTCTAACTAAATGATCTGGGCTCGAGTCACAGCAGATATCAGGCTGTGCTTAAATGCCAGCGCACGAATGACTGCAAATAGAATGTATCCTGATGGCCCGGATATGGTGTTTAGAAACGGTATTTGGTTCGTTAGCCTTCGATGGTACTAGGGTGATGTACTCATCCATTGGGTTCGTCCATATGACGGGGAGGAGGTTTCCTATTCATCCAAACTCAACTCTAAATCAAACATTCTTCAATAGGGATTGGAGCCCTATGGTCACGTCCAGAGATAGATGCATCAGATCGCCCTCCTCGAACtccaatttttttatcaaaaaaaaaaacacatgatttgattgaattagagaatgaaaaaaaaaataattttatattcttaatttttattttcaatgacCTTAAGTCGGTTGAGCTAGATTGAGTTGCCGCCAAGTCCGACCAAGTTGCATCAAGTCAAGTTAGATGATCACAACAGTGCTAATGATGAGCAAAAGGATGCATAATCGTAGGAATTTGAGGGTCATGAAAGTGATACAGAGATAAGATCCTATTCCATTGTCAACAATGACGAGAGATAGCTATGATTTTTTTATGTCTGAAAAACTAGGTTAATCACGGGTGATAAGCAAGAAGATGAAAACTTTGATATTTTATTCTTTCCGTTAATTTAAAGGTTGTATATTTTCCGGAGTAGCTAACCTAGTCATAATCAACTCCAATTACTTAAAATGTTGGATGACCACTTTGATAATGATACTCTCCCATTTAATTTTGCATATAAATATCACCATCCAAAATTATAGAAAAGAATATGATTATTGAAGATTAGGTTGGTAGATAATTATTTTCCTTATTTTCAAAAGATTATAGTATATTAAATTTCGAAGTAATTATGGATGCTAAGATCAGTCAAATATTTTtcgttatttataaaaaaaattttcatatatatatatatatatggatgtatgcatatatgtatgtatatgtatatgcccATGCGCAAACaaatacaaacatacatatatgtacatatgcccAACCTAATTCATGTTTAGATTTTCAATAGTGAGGTGTGTTGAACTTAATATTTAGTTGGGTTGATATTTTGCTTTGCAACTTTGGGTAGGCTAGAATTGTTCCTCGATCCGACCCCAAGAGAACCAGTTTGCACTCTTCGGGGCGAAGCTAATTTCACTGCTACTTTTGACACTGCGGTGGAGAGCAATAAAGTTAGCGGTTCTTCTTCATTGGCCCATGTCAATAATAGGCAGTAATTGCGTTAGTGTTAATCTGCCAGTTGATTCCTTCAATTACATTAGCGTAGACAATGCATCAAGGAGGGAGAACTACTAGCCAACCAAGGGCATTAATTAAACTCATGTGAGTCGGACATCTTTCGATTGCAAACAACCCCTCTATGACTAGAGAAGGGGTATGGGTTCCTATTTTATTCATTGCAGATGAGATTGCTAATTGATGGGGGAAGACATAATTGGGTCCAACAATTTGGGATGTAGTTGACATTGTTTGACAGCTTCCCTGCAAAATGGCAAGTTTCTCCCCCTACTTTGCTTAGATTTCAACTCCAAGGTAAAGGTTCAGGAATGATGGCAAAGTGCCAATTCATGCTGAAGTAGATGGAGATAATGCAGGCCGCCTGGTAAGTGGCATGTGAGATGGAGATTAGGTGATCATGATTTTCTTGCAAACAATTTATGAACGAGGATGTCTAGAAGCTTCTTTGGAAATGATTTTGGTGGAGTATAGCTCAAACATTTCCTTCCAAATGGAAGATCCAGCCTCCTGTATGAAATACAGTCCAAATTCACTCCAGTCCAAATTGGAATACaacatgaacatatctttgaaaCATTAATAGGAGTATGTTTTGTTTGGAAGTCTACGACTTGTGCATGTTGCATATGAACATCTAAATTTCTTTTGTCATATAGTCAGAAAGTCTAGAACTTCTAGTCTGCTTAGTGCTTAACAACATGATTCACTGACAAGATAATGCTATACGAAACTGCTTTTTATTTCTCAAGAACATTACTCATGTTACTGTTGCTTATGGTGTATCTAGTTCTGCATGAAAAGTCAACATCCTGATAGCATGCACAGGAAGTGTACATAGCAAGAGAGATTTTGCTACGgtacttcaaaaaatattttaatttttttattatttatttatttttaattatcagattaaatataaattatttagattttaaGTGATTGAAGTCCAAATGTATATGACTAAtatgataaataatttaaaaattaaaattattttatatcataatttcttttttttgagaGGTCGGAGGGCGGCAGAAGAGCTGTGCgtgccggggggggggggggggattgaaagcaaaaaaatattatttttaaaaaataataataatatataatattttaaatattttttataataaaatattataaatgaaTACCATATCAAAATCCTACTAAGAGTTAAGTCTTCTTCAATTATTCTTGCCAGGACACACTAGAACCTAATTACAACTCAAATATTATGGGCTTATGGACTTTCTGTAAATCAGAGAGATTTAAATCCAAGAGCTGGATGGACGGGAAAAAAGcacagaaaagatatgaaaatgcCAGGAATTTCTTGGCTTTCCTACAATTTGCAACAAATTTTAGACTACTCAAGTTTAAAGTGTGTCAAATATGAATTTCCCAATTACTTGCCGATCTGGTTTCTCAAATAAGAATTTAGATTGGTCCTGCCTTCTTCCATAAGTAATGTAGGTCTAATCTTGGGAGACCAATAAATATGGAAGTACAATTGGAGGCAATTTATTACCTGCTGCTTATGGCTATATTAGTGAAGACCCATACAGTGTCAAGAAGTGCTGTGTGCTGTTGGCTTAGCAAGGTCATGGAGTCTAAATAATATTATGATTTTCCTAGTTAAGAAGCACATAGTTTGTAAGCATATGCCATCCACCAGGTGGCGAGAATTGTTTTGCTACGCTTCCTGCCTTGATCAATTGAGTAGCCTGTCAAATAGATTTGGTCTGGATGGAGATGGCCATTTAAAACCCACTCCATTAACAAATAATCAACATACTAAAGATACAAACATTGTCAAATTAAAACCTAGAGCAAGAAGCTGAAAGATGTTACGGAACAAAAGGCGTTACTTTGGAAGCTGTTTCACGTTCATAGCATCGGCGTAAAATCCACGCTTGAATTTCACATTTTACCGCGTTATTTTGTTGGCCATGTTAAACCTTCAATATCAAAATTAGCAAATAGTAAAGCCtcttatatcatttggtcgtgtaaAACCACAAAAGTATTTGAATCTAATTCTCAAGTTAATTATAGCGATTGATGCTGGTGTTACTATGCAAGTAAGATCAAGCAATTACAACCTCCAAGGAAAAAATAATACCATAATTATTTATACTGTACATAAAATGGATTATTTTAGAATCAGAGAATATTCACAATTTTATGCTAAAACAATTCCCTCTTGTTTGCCTGAGTTTACAACACACCGATGCCTGTTGTATCATTTATGTGAaggaacaatttttttttttttacgacaTCAACTATTGGATTATGCAATATCCACTTCGAGATCTATGCAGCTGAATGAATCATAAAGGATGGAGCATTTCAAGATCCGTACGTGtggataaataataaaagataaagtACTTTAAAATCTATGTAAATGGTGATTTACGAAGAATAGCGTATTTTGAGATCACATGAATGCTACGATCTGACCTCTAAATCAGgggtattttgattttttttttactcacTTAATTAATGGTATCAAAATTCACATAAACAGCTAAGTCATATCGTaacgaaaataaaattttgatagctaattaaaatattttaaatttttgggaTCTAAATGTAACTAATCCAAACTTAAAAGAGATATATGGCCCAAACTTTCTAAACTTGGAAGGATtgagtgctttgagatttgtataGATAAATGGATTATAGAAGATGGAGCGTCTCAAAATATGTGCATGTGGATGAATGATAAAGGatgaaatattttaagatttgtgTAAATGGATAAATTATAGAGAATAGAGCATTTTGAGATCATGTAAatgttataatctgatttttaaatcCAAGATATTTTGATCCTTTTTTTTTACTTAATTAACGGTGTCAGAATCCATGTAGACAGCTAGACTATATTACAACAAAAATGAAGTTTTAATGGCTAATTagaactttttaaatttttggggTCTAAGTGTAATGAGCCATCGATAAAGTATCCATAGAGGTgaagcgaaattctttgtgcactgcgggcggtgtagaaaatctgatgtagaGTGCATCGCCTTATCTAATTGGTCCTCATAGTTATTatttttcaatgtgcatttaacgcctgtgaatcaatttttttgtttaaaaattttgtatgataaaaatatctctgttctttgaaaaaattatgacattctatgtctatattatgatatcctgcattcagaaagtcataatttttgtccacaggatgtcataatataacacaaaatatcataatatctaCATGATGTTATGGGTGAGtttggttatatttttttatttttgatttttaaaaaatattttttatttttttttatttttgttattgagtaaaagtaaaaaagtaaaaggtatgtttggtaactatgttgctataaagcaaaaagcaatattGGGGATGGCAGGTAAAGAGCTCGATGAGGAAAAAGAGTtcggaaaggaagaaagaagggggtagggaggtgaagagctcgatgagggagAAGGGTTCGGGCTTTTTACTTTTTGGTTTAGCATTTTAGATGTGGAGAaacaaaaaaaacagaaaaacaagttttgaaaagccaaaaatttttgctttgcatataaagtaattattttgatttttttaatttttgctttttgcttttcatggtgttaccaaacattactttttgatttttatttttaaaaaattaaaaaataaaaaaaatatttttttaatggctaaccaaatgcactctataatttttttcaaagaacaggagcatttttgtcattcaaaattttcaaacgaaaaaatcggcCTACAGATATTAAATGTACGTTGCAAAAtggttagaaaaaaatatttcttttatattataatattttgacCATATTAGAACATATTTTTGGGCCATATTATaccacaagatatcataatttttttcaaatgacagaaatatttttgtcattcaaaatttttaaacgaaaaaaccgacctgcaaatattaaatatatgttaaaaaataataactatatGGACCAATCAGATAAGATGATATACTCTATGTTGAATTTTCTGCACCACCCGTggcgcacaaagaatttctcaggaGGTGAAATCAAAGTATATTAGCCCACAAACAAAGCCCATATTTCACACTTCCTAGATGACTGCCTCTTGATGAGAAAAGCAGTTAGAAGGAATGCCTGGTGACTCGGATATCATCATGGATTATTGTTGACGCTTGGGAGAGGAAGTCAATCAAAACAAATTACGCATTCATTTCGGCCCATCTACTGCTCCTGCAATTCAACAATCTGTCACAGATGAGTTGAGCATACAATGGAAGACGGAAGTGTGAACTTATGAGGGCATTCCACTTGGAAGAGACCCTCTATTGCAGATCACAATCCTTCGCAAACAAAGCTTCAGAGGGATGGAAATGGAATGCTTTATCTGGTAGAACAACATCGACCAAGTCAGTTCCGATGCACTTCATGGCGAGTTGCCCCATGGAAAATCCTTTCCAAGAATTAATTCCTATGGGGTCATTCAGCTGAGAAAAGGGAATTGCATCTGGTCTCCTGGGATGACCTATGCTCTGATAAAAAAAACCATCGGGGAATTGGCATACAGAGTGCACTAATGGGCAAGGAGGCAGCCCAGCTAATTCCTTTATTGAATGTCACTTCCAGCGGATGGTTGGTTCAGGGAGATGGTCGATGTTATGGCACCCCGAAGGATCTCAGAATTTCAATCAATTGATGGCCATTAACAGTTGACAAAGAATGACGAGGGTAAAAACTTATTCTGGTAAAGCAAATAAAACTATATTCTGCCAGCATTTTAAGTATCCATACAAAGGTTAAGATCCATGGCCAATTAAAAGATGCATGCTCAAGAAGCGGAAAAGAATAATGAGGGTCTCATGATGCAGAAAGCTAATGGACGCTCCGTTAGCTCCATTGGAAAATGCCCTAACTGCTTTTGATGGAGTCCCACCCTTCCCCTCCACCGACCAGGCCGCTGTCACCGAAGGTGACGCCGATAGGCAGCGTCGCTACCCCTTTTGAGCCGTTTGATGGGTTGACAGCTCGCCGGGACGGCGGCGGAGGAAGAAGATGCCTACGGCATCGGAGTTGTAACgcttgaaaagaagaagaaggtgccgTCGAGGAAGATCTCTGGTTGGGGTCGCTGGCGACCTAGTGGAGGTGGGTGAGTTATTCAGAAGCCGAGTAACTCGCGGCGGTGGAAGCCTACGAGGAGCTCTCTGGCATTGCGATCGTCGGCACTGCTGCCTAAGTTTAGGATGGCAGCCTGGGGGCATGGGCGGAGGTGCTGCCGATGCTGGGACCATGGATGCACCCCTTCCCCAAATATGGATCGCCGATCTAGACGTCCAACTGGATGGAAATTATACGTGCGCGCTGGTTTCAGGTTCCTAACGTCCACATATAATCCTTTCTACAGGGACGTTTGTCGCATAAGAATTTTATGCGCAAAAGGATCCCATGTGCCATGTGTCCTTATATTTTGTCTATGCGGAAGTATGTCCGCATAAGCATTTTATGCACTATACCGGTTTAAGTTGCCTTGCATATTTTTAAGTGGATGTAAGTATAAAAGTTTTGTACTGCTCACTGATTATTCATGTGCCCCACTCCTCGTATTTGTCTAATGGAGATTGTTGTCCAGATATGAAgcccaagaggggaggtgaattgaatct
Protein-coding regions in this window:
- the LOC105054698 gene encoding protein SOSEKI 1 isoform X2, whose amino-acid sequence is MESFKGGGEVRRLNIVYFLSRNGRVEHPHLIRVHHLHRNGVRLRDVKRWLSELRGEEMPESFAWSYKRRYKKGYVWQDLMDDELITPISDNEYVLKGSDLSHAPICPSFNELSCGDGKKPKAVEEVGEGEKVAPEKSLADTLQIEPDDDGVSQKPPPCLDQDSPPGQREGSDASNESIGRTALFNLDLSRGLEKEKREEGQVASPAMADHGNNHMNNSNHNDKNNNKHSRRASHVLRNILTCGKVQTNDSALRTIKRRNSGTESRPVNEWSEDKARREGSPGGLQAGSSAQLLAMWESIQARETTFTYEIM
- the LOC105054698 gene encoding protein SOSEKI 1 isoform X1; this translates as MESFKGGGEVRRLNIVYFLSRNGRVEHPHLIRVHHLHRNGVRLRDVKRWLSELRGEEMPESFAWSYKRRYKKGYVWQDLMDDELITPISDNEYVLKGSDLSHAPICPSFNELSCGDGKKPKAVEEVGEGEKVAPEKSLADTLQIEPDDDGVSQKPPPCLDQDSPPGQREGSDASNESIGRTALFNLDLSRGLEKEKREEGQVASPAMADHGNNHMNNSNHNDKNNNKHSRRASHVLRNILTCGKVQTNDSALRTIKRRNSGTESRKGRSTSGARTRPGEKAVPAAYRPVAAPNCSQCGKAFKPEKLHSHMKSCKALRVRGRRMNSERMPLRRESQQEDFSTDSAPGFLLTD